The following proteins are encoded in a genomic region of Mycobacterium sp. 155:
- the atpA gene encoding F0F1 ATP synthase subunit alpha, giving the protein MAELTISAADIEGAIEDYVSSFSADTEREEIGTVIDAGDGIAHVEGLPSVMTQELLEFPGGVLGVALNLDEHSVGAVILGEFEKIEEGQQVKRTGEVLSVPVGDAFLGRVINPLGQPIDGQGDITAETRRALELQAPSVVQRQGVGEPLQTGIKAIDAMTPIGRGQRQLIIGDRKTGKTAVCVDTILNQREAWETGDPKQQVRCVYVAIGQKGTTIASVKRALEEGGAMDYTTIVAAPASDSAGFKWLAPYTGSAIGQHWMYDGKHVLIVFDDLSKQADAYRAISLLLRRPPGREAFPGDVFYLHSRLLERCAKLSDELGGGSMTGLPIIETKANDISAFIPTNVISITDGQCFLESDLFNQGVRPAVNVGVSVSRVGGAAQIKAMKEVAGSLRLDLSQYRELEAFAAFASDLDAASKAQLDRGVRLVELLKQAQYSPMAVEDQVVAIFLGTQGHLDSVPAEDVSRFEAEFLEHVKASHSEILTGIKESKKLSPENEEKLVSVINDFKKGFAASDGSSVVANEADAEALDPEDLEKESVKVRKPAPKKN; this is encoded by the coding sequence ATGGCAGAGTTGACAATCTCGGCTGCTGATATCGAAGGTGCCATCGAGGACTACGTATCCTCGTTTTCCGCCGACACCGAGCGTGAAGAGATCGGCACCGTCATCGACGCCGGTGACGGCATCGCCCACGTCGAGGGACTGCCCTCGGTGATGACGCAGGAACTCTTGGAGTTCCCCGGTGGCGTCCTGGGCGTCGCGCTCAACCTCGACGAGCACAGCGTTGGTGCCGTCATCCTGGGTGAGTTCGAAAAGATCGAAGAGGGCCAACAGGTCAAGCGCACTGGCGAGGTGCTGTCGGTTCCGGTCGGCGATGCCTTCCTCGGGCGCGTCATCAACCCGCTGGGCCAGCCGATCGACGGCCAGGGCGACATCACCGCCGAGACCCGGCGTGCGCTGGAGCTGCAGGCCCCCTCGGTGGTTCAGCGTCAGGGCGTCGGCGAGCCGCTGCAGACCGGTATCAAGGCCATCGACGCCATGACGCCGATCGGGCGCGGCCAGCGCCAGCTGATCATCGGCGACCGCAAGACCGGTAAGACCGCTGTCTGCGTCGACACCATCCTGAACCAGCGTGAGGCCTGGGAGACCGGCGATCCCAAGCAGCAGGTGCGCTGCGTGTACGTCGCGATCGGCCAGAAGGGCACCACCATCGCGAGCGTGAAGCGCGCGCTGGAAGAGGGTGGCGCGATGGATTACACCACCATCGTCGCGGCCCCGGCTTCCGACTCGGCCGGCTTCAAATGGCTCGCCCCCTACACCGGTTCGGCCATCGGCCAGCACTGGATGTACGACGGCAAGCACGTGCTGATCGTCTTCGACGACCTCTCCAAGCAGGCCGACGCGTACCGCGCGATCTCGCTGCTGCTGCGCCGCCCGCCGGGCCGCGAGGCCTTCCCGGGCGACGTGTTCTACCTGCACTCGCGGCTGCTGGAGCGTTGCGCGAAGCTCTCCGATGAGCTCGGTGGCGGTTCGATGACCGGTCTGCCGATCATCGAGACCAAGGCCAACGACATCTCGGCGTTCATCCCGACCAACGTCATCTCCATCACCGACGGCCAGTGCTTCCTGGAGTCCGACCTGTTCAACCAGGGTGTGCGGCCCGCGGTCAACGTCGGTGTGTCGGTGTCCCGCGTCGGTGGCGCCGCGCAGATCAAGGCGATGAAAGAGGTGGCGGGCTCGCTGCGTCTGGACCTGTCCCAGTACCGTGAGCTGGAGGCCTTCGCGGCCTTCGCGTCTGACCTGGACGCTGCATCCAAGGCCCAGCTGGACCGTGGTGTCCGCCTGGTCGAGCTCCTCAAGCAGGCGCAGTACAGCCCGATGGCGGTTGAGGACCAGGTCGTGGCGATCTTCCTCGGCACCCAGGGGCATCTGGATTCGGTTCCCGCCGAGGATGTTTCGCGCTTCGAGGCTGAGTTCCTGGAGCACGTGAAGGCCAGCCACTCCGAGATCCTCACCGGGATCAAGGAATCCAAGAAGCTCTCCCCGGAGAATGAGGAGAAGCTGGTTTCGGTCATCAACGACTTCAAGAAGGGCTTCGCCGCCAGCGACGGCAGCTCGGTGGTCGCCAACGAGGCCGACGCAGAGGCACTGGACCCCGAGGACCTGGAGAAGGAATCCGTCAAGGTCCGTAAGCCGGCTCCGAAGAAGAACTAG
- a CDS encoding F0F1 ATP synthase subunit gamma translates to MAATLRELRGRIRSASSIKKITKAQELIATSRIAKAQARVDAARPYATEITNMLTELAGASALDHPLLVERENPKRAGVLVVSSDRGLCGGYNANVLRRAEELFSLLRDEGKNPVLYVVGRKALGYYSFRQRTVTESWIGFSERPSYEDAKTIADTLVAAFMAGADDSGDEPGADGILGVDELHIVSTEFRSMLSQTAVALRIAPMVVEYVGEPDAGPHTLYSFEPNAETLFDALLPRYIATRVYAALLEAAASESASRRRAMKSATDNADDLIKALTLAANRERQAQITQEISEIVGGANALADAR, encoded by the coding sequence ATGGCAGCCACACTTCGCGAGCTACGCGGACGTATCCGCTCCGCCTCGTCGATCAAGAAGATCACGAAGGCCCAGGAGCTGATCGCCACGTCACGGATCGCCAAGGCGCAGGCGCGGGTCGATGCGGCCCGGCCCTACGCCACGGAGATCACCAACATGCTCACCGAGCTCGCCGGCGCCAGCGCGCTGGATCACCCGCTGCTCGTCGAGCGGGAGAACCCCAAGCGGGCCGGCGTGCTGGTGGTGTCCTCGGACCGCGGACTGTGCGGCGGTTACAACGCCAACGTGCTGCGCCGCGCCGAGGAGCTGTTCTCGTTGTTGCGCGACGAGGGCAAGAACCCCGTGCTGTACGTGGTCGGCCGGAAGGCATTGGGCTACTACAGCTTCCGGCAACGCACCGTGACCGAGTCGTGGATCGGCTTCTCCGAGCGTCCCTCATACGAGGATGCCAAGACCATCGCCGACACCCTGGTGGCGGCGTTCATGGCGGGCGCCGACGACAGCGGTGACGAGCCAGGTGCCGACGGCATCCTCGGCGTCGACGAACTGCATATCGTGTCGACCGAGTTCCGGTCGATGCTCTCGCAGACCGCCGTGGCACTGCGGATCGCACCGATGGTCGTCGAATACGTCGGTGAGCCTGACGCTGGTCCGCACACGCTGTATTCGTTCGAGCCCAACGCAGAGACGCTGTTCGATGCGCTGCTGCCGCGCTACATCGCGACCCGCGTGTATGCGGCCCTGCTGGAAGCCGCGGCCTCCGAGTCCGCGTCTCGCCGCCGCGCCATGAAGTCGGCCACCGACAACGCCGACGATCTGATCAAGGCGCTGACGCTCGCGGCTAACCGGGAACGGCAGGCTCAGATCACCCAGGAAATCAGCGAAATCGTCGGTGGCGCCAACGCGCTGGCTGACGCACGCTAA
- the atpD gene encoding F0F1 ATP synthase subunit beta has protein sequence MTAAVDTKTAGRVVRITGPVVDVEFPRGAVPDLFNALHADISFGALAKTLTLEVAQHLGDNLVRCISMQPTDGLVRGVEVTDTGASISVPVGDGVKGHVFNALGDCLDDPGYGKDFEHWSIHRKPPAFADLEPRTEMLETGLKVVDLLTPYVRGGKIALFGGAGVGKTVLIQEMINRIARNFGGTSVFAGVGERTREGNDLWVELADANVLKDTALVFGQMDEPPGTRMRVALSALTMAEFFRDEQGQDVLLFIDNIFRFTQAGSEVSTLLGRMPSAVGYQPTLADEMGELQERITSTRGRSITSMQAVYVPADDYTDPAPATTFAHLDATTELSRAVFSKGIFPAVDPLASSSTILHPSVVGDEHYRVAQEVIRILQRYKDLQDIIAILGIDELSEEDKVLVYRARKIERFLSQNMMAAEQFTGQPGSTVPLKETIEAFDKLAKGEFDHLPEQAFFLIGGLDDLSKKAESLGAKL, from the coding sequence ATGACTGCAGCCGTAGACACCAAGACCGCGGGTCGCGTTGTCCGTATCACCGGCCCGGTGGTGGACGTCGAGTTTCCGCGTGGCGCCGTGCCAGACCTGTTCAATGCGCTGCACGCCGACATCAGCTTCGGCGCGCTGGCCAAGACCCTGACGCTCGAGGTCGCCCAGCACCTCGGAGACAACCTGGTGCGCTGCATCTCGATGCAGCCCACCGACGGCCTGGTCCGCGGCGTCGAGGTCACCGACACCGGCGCCTCGATCTCGGTGCCTGTCGGCGACGGTGTCAAGGGACACGTGTTCAACGCTCTGGGTGACTGCCTCGACGATCCCGGCTACGGCAAGGACTTCGAGCACTGGTCGATTCACCGCAAGCCGCCGGCCTTCGCCGACTTGGAGCCCCGCACCGAGATGCTGGAGACCGGTCTGAAGGTCGTCGACCTGCTCACGCCGTACGTGCGCGGTGGCAAGATCGCCCTGTTCGGCGGTGCCGGTGTGGGTAAGACGGTTCTGATTCAGGAGATGATCAACCGCATCGCCCGCAACTTCGGTGGCACCTCGGTGTTCGCCGGCGTGGGTGAGCGCACGCGTGAGGGCAACGACCTGTGGGTCGAGCTCGCGGACGCCAACGTGCTCAAGGACACCGCGCTGGTGTTCGGCCAGATGGACGAGCCGCCAGGCACTCGTATGCGCGTCGCCCTGTCGGCCCTGACCATGGCCGAGTTCTTCCGCGACGAGCAGGGCCAGGACGTGCTGCTGTTCATCGACAACATCTTCCGCTTCACCCAGGCCGGTTCGGAGGTGTCGACCCTGCTGGGCCGTATGCCTTCTGCCGTGGGTTACCAGCCGACGCTGGCCGACGAGATGGGCGAGCTGCAGGAGCGCATCACCTCGACCCGTGGTCGTTCGATCACCTCGATGCAGGCCGTGTACGTGCCCGCCGACGACTACACCGACCCGGCACCGGCGACCACGTTCGCCCACCTGGACGCCACCACCGAGCTTTCTCGTGCGGTGTTCTCCAAGGGCATCTTCCCCGCGGTGGATCCGCTGGCATCGTCCTCGACGATCCTGCACCCCAGCGTCGTCGGCGACGAGCACTACCGCGTCGCGCAGGAAGTCATCCGGATCCTGCAGCGCTACAAGGACCTTCAGGACATCATCGCCATCCTCGGTATCGACGAGCTGTCGGAAGAGGACAAGGTCCTGGTGTACCGCGCCCGTAAGATTGAGCGCTTCCTGAGCCAGAACATGATGGCCGCCGAGCAGTTCACTGGCCAGCCGGGTTCGACCGTGCCGCTCAAGGAAACCATCGAGGCCTTCGACAAGCTGGCCAAGGGCGAGTTCGACCACCTGCCCGAGCAGGCGTTCTTCCTCATCGGTGGTCTCGATGATCTGTCGAAGAAGGCCGAGAGCCTCGGCGCGAAGCTGTGA
- a CDS encoding F0F1 ATP synthase subunit epsilon, with product MADLHVEIVAVERELWSGDATFVFTRTTAGEIGILPRHIPLVAQLVGDAMVRVEREGEDDVRIAVDGGFLSVSEEAVRILVENAQLESEIDADAAKRDSESDDQATAAWGRARLRALGQID from the coding sequence ATGGCCGACTTGCACGTCGAGATCGTCGCCGTGGAACGCGAGCTGTGGTCGGGTGACGCGACGTTCGTGTTCACCCGCACCACCGCAGGTGAGATCGGTATCCTGCCGCGGCACATCCCGCTGGTCGCCCAGCTCGTCGGGGACGCCATGGTGCGCGTCGAACGCGAGGGTGAAGACGATGTGCGGATCGCCGTCGACGGCGGGTTCCTGTCGGTGAGTGAAGAGGCTGTCCGGATTTTGGTCGAGAACGCTCAGCTGGAATCCGAGATCGATGCTGACGCGGCCAAGCGGGATTCCGAATCCGATGACCAGGCAACCGCGGCATGGGGTAGGGCGCGGCTGCGTGCCCTAGGCCAGATCGACTAG
- a CDS encoding DUF2550 domain-containing protein, which yields MSAPMIVMVALVCVLLLAVTALSYRLWKLRQVGGTAAILRDYPAVGGHGWRHGVMRYHGGEAGFYRLSSVRWWPDRRLSRRGLEVVSRRAPRGDEFDIMTSEIVVLELRDASPERRQGYEIALDRRALTAFTSWLESRPSPRARRRSY from the coding sequence ATGAGCGCGCCCATGATCGTCATGGTCGCGCTGGTCTGTGTGCTGCTGCTGGCAGTTACTGCGCTGTCCTACCGACTCTGGAAGTTACGCCAGGTCGGTGGGACAGCGGCGATTTTGCGGGATTACCCCGCGGTCGGCGGCCACGGCTGGCGGCATGGAGTCATGCGCTATCACGGTGGTGAAGCCGGGTTCTACCGGCTGTCGAGCGTGCGCTGGTGGCCGGATCGTCGGCTCAGCCGGCGCGGCCTCGAAGTGGTGTCACGACGTGCCCCACGCGGTGACGAGTTCGACATCATGACGTCCGAGATCGTCGTGCTCGAACTGCGCGACGCCAGCCCCGAGCGCCGCCAGGGTTACGAGATCGCCCTGGATCGAAGGGCGCTGACGGCCTTCACGTCGTGGCTGGAATCGCGGCCGTCGCCACGTGCACGCCGCCGCAGTTACTGA
- a CDS encoding cob(I)yrinic acid a,c-diamide adenosyltransferase produces the protein MAVHLTRIYTRTGDDGTTGLSDFSRVSKNDTRLIAYADCDEANAAIGVAIAMGRPDDGLLVVLRQIQNDLFDAGADLSTPVVENPKYPPLRITQDYIDRLERWCDEFNEPLPALNSFVLPGGTPLSALLHVARTVARRAERSAWTAVAEHGDGVSVLPAKYLNRLSDLLFILSRVANPGGDVLWKPGQGQ, from the coding sequence ATGGCTGTTCACCTCACCCGCATCTACACCCGCACCGGTGACGACGGCACCACGGGACTCAGCGATTTCAGCAGGGTCTCGAAGAATGACACAAGGCTGATCGCGTACGCAGATTGTGACGAGGCCAACGCCGCAATCGGTGTCGCAATCGCGATGGGGCGGCCCGACGACGGGTTGCTCGTGGTGCTGCGACAGATCCAAAACGATCTGTTCGACGCGGGCGCTGACCTGTCCACCCCCGTGGTGGAGAACCCGAAGTATCCGCCGCTGCGTATCACGCAGGATTACATCGACCGGCTGGAGCGGTGGTGTGACGAGTTCAATGAGCCACTGCCCGCACTGAATTCATTCGTCCTGCCCGGCGGAACCCCGCTCTCGGCACTGCTGCACGTCGCTCGCACCGTGGCCCGACGAGCGGAACGATCGGCCTGGACTGCGGTCGCGGAGCATGGCGACGGCGTCAGCGTCTTGCCGGCGAAGTACCTCAACCGACTGTCTGACCTGCTCTTCATACTGTCCCGAGTGGCCAATCCGGGCGGCGATGTGCTCTGGAAACCCGGGCAGGGTCAGTAA
- the murA gene encoding UDP-N-acetylglucosamine 1-carboxyvinyltransferase: MSERFVVTGGNRLSGEVAVSGAKNSVLKLMAAALLAEGTSTITNCPDILDVPLMAEVLRGLGATVELDGGTVWITSPDELKYDADFAAVRQFRASVCVLGPLVGRCKKAKVALPGGDAIGSRPLDMHQSGLRQLGARCNIEHGCVVADADHLRGAEIQLEFPSVGATENILMAAVFAEGVTTIHNAAREPDIVDICAMLNQMGAEVSGAGTSTLTITGVDRLYPTEHRVIGDRIVAATWGIAAAMTRGDISVTGVDPQHLQLVLHKLHDAGATVTQNDDGFRVVQYERPKAVNVATLPFPGFPTDLQPMAIGLASIADGTSMITENVFEARFRFVEEMIRLGADARTDGHHAVIRGIPQLSSAPVWSSDIRAGAGLVLAGLVADGDTEVHDVFHIDRGYPLFVENLVSLGAEIERVS, encoded by the coding sequence GTGAGCGAGCGATTCGTGGTGACCGGCGGAAACCGGTTGTCGGGCGAAGTTGCTGTCAGCGGAGCGAAGAACAGCGTGCTGAAGTTGATGGCAGCGGCACTGCTGGCGGAGGGCACCAGCACCATCACCAACTGCCCCGACATCCTGGATGTGCCGCTGATGGCCGAGGTGTTGCGAGGCTTGGGTGCCACTGTCGAGCTGGACGGCGGGACCGTCTGGATCACTTCTCCTGACGAACTCAAGTACGACGCTGACTTCGCTGCGGTGAGACAGTTCCGAGCCTCGGTGTGTGTGCTGGGTCCCTTGGTCGGTCGATGCAAGAAGGCCAAGGTCGCCCTGCCCGGCGGTGACGCCATCGGCTCGCGGCCGCTGGACATGCATCAGTCGGGATTACGCCAGCTCGGGGCGCGATGCAACATCGAACACGGTTGTGTGGTGGCCGATGCCGATCATCTGCGTGGTGCGGAGATCCAGCTTGAGTTTCCCTCCGTCGGTGCCACGGAGAACATCCTCATGGCTGCAGTTTTCGCCGAGGGAGTGACCACGATCCACAATGCCGCGAGAGAACCTGACATCGTCGACATCTGCGCGATGCTCAACCAGATGGGGGCTGAGGTCAGCGGCGCGGGCACGTCGACGTTGACGATTACCGGTGTTGACCGGCTGTACCCGACAGAGCACAGGGTGATCGGCGACCGCATCGTCGCCGCCACCTGGGGGATCGCCGCGGCCATGACGCGCGGCGACATATCCGTGACCGGTGTCGACCCCCAACATCTGCAGTTGGTGTTGCACAAACTTCACGACGCCGGCGCGACCGTGACACAGAACGACGACGGTTTCCGGGTGGTCCAGTACGAACGGCCCAAGGCGGTGAACGTGGCAACGCTGCCGTTCCCCGGCTTCCCGACGGATCTGCAGCCGATGGCGATCGGCTTGGCCTCGATAGCCGACGGCACGTCGATGATCACCGAGAACGTGTTTGAGGCTCGGTTCCGTTTTGTCGAGGAGATGATCCGGCTCGGAGCAGACGCCCGGACCGACGGGCACCATGCGGTGATCCGCGGGATCCCGCAGCTCTCGAGCGCACCGGTGTGGTCTTCGGACATCCGGGCCGGCGCCGGGCTGGTGCTGGCCGGCTTGGTCGCCGATGGGGACACCGAGGTCCACGACGTGTTTCACATCGACCGCGGCTACCCGTTGTTCGTCGAGAACCTGGTGAGCTTGGGGGCGGAGATCGAGCGCGTAAGCTAG
- a CDS encoding methylated-DNA--[protein]-cysteine S-methyltransferase — translation MTTLQCRSVDSPVGVLTLAGRDGRLMHLRMVDQTYEPSRDGWDVDETAFPDAVEQLAEYFAGERTVFELELHMVGTAFQRRVWTALQSIPYGETCTYGDIAREIGSPGAFRAVGLANGHNPIGIVVPCHRVIGANGSLTGYGGGLDRKRALLELEKSRREPALFD, via the coding sequence ATGACGACACTGCAATGCCGATCTGTAGACAGCCCGGTGGGTGTTCTGACCTTGGCGGGACGAGACGGGCGGTTGATGCACCTTCGCATGGTCGATCAGACTTATGAGCCGAGCCGCGACGGCTGGGACGTCGACGAGACGGCCTTTCCCGACGCCGTCGAACAATTGGCGGAATACTTCGCCGGCGAGCGCACGGTGTTCGAATTGGAACTGCACATGGTCGGCACAGCATTCCAACGCCGGGTCTGGACGGCTCTGCAGTCGATTCCCTATGGCGAAACGTGCACATACGGCGATATCGCCCGCGAGATCGGATCCCCTGGAGCATTTCGGGCGGTCGGATTGGCTAATGGGCACAATCCGATCGGAATCGTGGTGCCGTGTCACCGGGTGATCGGCGCTAATGGCAGCCTGACCGGATATGGCGGCGGACTGGACCGCAAAAGGGCATTGCTGGAATTGGAGAAAAGCCGCCGGGAGCCGGCACTTTTCGACTGA
- a CDS encoding DNA-3-methyladenine glycosylase 2 family protein: MHDDFDRCYRAVQSKDARFDGWFVTAVLTTGIYCRPSCPVRPPLAHNMRFYPTAAAAQAAGFRACKRCRPDASPGSPEWNVRGDAVARCMRLIADGTVDREGVTGLAARVGYTTRQLQRIMQAELGAGPLALARAQRTQTARVLIETTELPFGDVAFAAGFASIRQFNDTVRAVCDLSPTELRRRATTRFGRDESVSPGVVSLRLPVRTPFAFEGLFGHLAASAVPGLEEVRDGWLRRSLRLPHGHGVVSLQPHPDHVRCRLVLDNFRDLGAAIARCRRLLDLDADPEAVVDALGSDQDLAAVVAKAPGQRIPRTVDEAELAIRVVLGQQVSVKAARTHVGRLVKAYGQPVRDDTGGLTHAFPDIAGLAEIDPAHLAMPAARRRTVSALVHALTDGTLVLDPGCDWTAAREQLLALPGIGPWSAEVIAMRGLGDPDAFPASDLGVRLAAEQLGLPSDHNALIRHSARWRPWRSYATQHLWTTLDHVVNDWPVTAHSA, encoded by the coding sequence GTGCACGACGATTTCGACCGCTGTTATCGGGCCGTCCAGTCCAAGGACGCCCGGTTCGACGGTTGGTTCGTCACCGCGGTGCTCACCACAGGGATCTACTGTCGCCCCAGCTGTCCGGTGCGCCCACCACTGGCTCACAACATGCGGTTCTACCCCACCGCAGCGGCAGCGCAGGCCGCAGGATTCCGCGCCTGCAAACGGTGCCGGCCTGATGCATCGCCCGGTTCGCCGGAATGGAATGTCCGGGGTGACGCGGTCGCCCGCTGTATGCGGCTCATCGCCGACGGCACCGTGGACCGCGAAGGCGTCACCGGTTTGGCAGCACGCGTCGGCTACACCACCCGGCAGTTGCAGCGCATCATGCAGGCCGAACTGGGCGCCGGCCCATTGGCCCTGGCCCGTGCACAGCGCACCCAAACCGCGCGGGTACTCATCGAGACCACCGAATTGCCGTTCGGAGACGTCGCCTTCGCCGCCGGATTCGCCAGCATCCGCCAATTCAACGACACCGTCCGGGCAGTCTGCGATCTCTCACCGACCGAGTTGCGTCGGCGCGCGACAACTCGATTCGGCCGCGACGAGTCGGTGTCTCCCGGGGTGGTATCACTGCGGTTGCCGGTTCGCACACCGTTCGCGTTCGAGGGATTGTTCGGCCACCTTGCGGCCAGCGCGGTGCCAGGACTGGAGGAAGTGCGCGACGGGTGGCTGCGACGCTCGCTGCGGTTGCCGCACGGTCACGGCGTCGTCAGCCTGCAGCCGCACCCAGACCATGTCCGCTGCCGGTTGGTGCTCGACAACTTCCGCGACCTCGGCGCCGCCATCGCCCGGTGCCGCCGACTACTCGACCTCGACGCCGATCCTGAGGCCGTGGTCGACGCGTTGGGCTCCGATCAGGACCTGGCCGCTGTCGTGGCCAAGGCGCCGGGTCAACGCATCCCCCGTACAGTCGACGAGGCCGAGCTCGCGATCCGGGTGGTGCTCGGGCAGCAGGTGTCCGTCAAAGCAGCACGCACCCACGTGGGCCGGCTGGTCAAGGCCTACGGACAGCCCGTGCGCGATGACACCGGTGGTCTGACCCACGCGTTCCCCGATATCGCCGGTCTGGCGGAGATCGATCCCGCCCATCTGGCCATGCCCGCCGCACGACGCCGGACGGTCAGCGCACTCGTTCATGCCCTGACTGACGGCACCCTGGTCCTCGACCCCGGCTGCGACTGGACGGCAGCCCGCGAGCAACTCCTGGCCCTGCCCGGCATCGGACCGTGGAGCGCGGAGGTGATCGCCATGCGGGGGCTCGGGGATCCCGACGCGTTCCCCGCCAGCGACCTCGGTGTCCGGTTGGCCGCCGAACAACTCGGGTTGCCTTCGGACCACAACGCACTGATCCGGCACAGCGCACGCTGGCGCCCTTGGCGGTCCTACGCGACTCAGCACCTGTGGACCACGCTGGACCACGTAGTCAACGACTGGCCGGTTACTGCCCATTCAGCATGA
- a CDS encoding adenylate/guanylate cyclase domain-containing protein has product MDADKSVARRLGRILETLTRQSSRLQSEPAYGSWILGQVSESQRRRRVRIQIILTTFVVVANLLGIGVSQLIVTLVFPTPSVFAPDVRLITFAVAPAYICAALVIGVVWATNRVINDVRWSLQGRTPSRQDQRNTFLAPGRLTTVLLILWSVGTALLTTLYGLVDSNYIPKFLLGVSFPGIVVSVSCYMFTEFALRPVAAQALEAGPPPIRLSSGIMGRTMVVWALGSGVPILGILLAAMFALALQNLTPTQLAAAVMVLAVFALVFGFILMWIATWLTAAPIRVVRAALRRVEDGDLDTNLVVFDGTELGQLQRGFNSMVQGLRERERVRDLFGRHVGREVAELAEQQKPVLGGEERHAAVIFVDVIGSSQLVTSRPATEVVTLLNRFFAVIVDEVDRHQGLVNKFEGDAVLAVFGAPVRLDHPEDEALGAARAIAECLRSSVPELAAGIGVAAGQVVAGNVGAKKRFEYTVIGEPVNEAARLCELSKSVPGHLVASSDTVANATETERARWLLGDTVTLRGLCEPTRLAVPI; this is encoded by the coding sequence ATGGACGCCGACAAATCCGTGGCGAGACGGCTGGGCAGGATTCTGGAAACCCTGACCCGGCAGAGCAGCAGACTCCAGTCCGAGCCGGCGTATGGATCTTGGATCCTCGGCCAGGTATCGGAAAGCCAGCGCCGTCGCCGGGTGCGCATTCAGATCATCCTGACCACGTTTGTCGTCGTCGCCAATCTGCTCGGCATCGGGGTCTCCCAGCTGATCGTCACACTGGTGTTCCCCACCCCGAGCGTGTTCGCGCCCGACGTCCGGTTGATCACCTTTGCGGTCGCGCCGGCGTATATCTGCGCCGCGTTGGTCATCGGCGTGGTCTGGGCCACCAACCGGGTGATCAACGATGTGCGCTGGTCGCTGCAGGGGCGGACACCCAGCCGCCAGGATCAGCGCAACACCTTCCTCGCGCCAGGCCGGCTGACCACCGTGCTGCTGATCCTGTGGAGTGTCGGGACCGCGCTGCTCACCACCCTCTACGGCTTGGTCGACAGCAACTACATCCCCAAGTTCCTGTTGGGCGTCAGTTTTCCCGGCATCGTCGTATCGGTCAGCTGCTATATGTTCACCGAGTTCGCACTGCGTCCGGTGGCCGCTCAGGCGCTGGAGGCAGGCCCACCACCGATCCGACTGTCCTCGGGGATCATGGGCCGCACCATGGTCGTGTGGGCCTTGGGATCCGGCGTGCCGATCCTCGGCATCCTGCTGGCCGCCATGTTCGCGCTGGCACTGCAGAATCTCACCCCAACCCAGCTCGCGGCTGCCGTCATGGTCCTGGCGGTGTTCGCGCTGGTGTTCGGATTCATCCTGATGTGGATCGCGACGTGGTTGACTGCGGCCCCGATCCGGGTGGTCCGGGCTGCGTTGCGTCGAGTCGAGGATGGCGATCTCGACACCAACCTGGTGGTGTTCGACGGCACCGAACTCGGCCAGCTGCAACGTGGTTTCAACTCGATGGTGCAGGGGCTGCGCGAACGTGAACGGGTCCGTGACTTGTTCGGCCGCCATGTCGGCCGTGAGGTTGCCGAGCTGGCAGAGCAGCAGAAGCCGGTGCTCGGCGGCGAAGAGCGCCACGCCGCAGTCATCTTCGTCGACGTCATCGGTTCGAGTCAGCTGGTGACGAGCCGACCGGCGACCGAAGTGGTCACCTTGCTCAACCGGTTCTTCGCAGTCATCGTCGACGAGGTGGACCGCCATCAGGGTCTGGTCAACAAGTTCGAGGGCGACGCGGTGCTCGCGGTGTTCGGCGCTCCGGTGCGTCTGGATCATCCCGAGGACGAAGCACTGGGCGCCGCACGGGCCATCGCCGAGTGCCTGCGCAGTTCGGTGCCCGAGCTCGCCGCCGGCATCGGTGTCGCAGCGGGCCAGGTGGTGGCGGGCAACGTGGGTGCCAAGAAACGCTTCGAGTACACGGTCATCGGCGAGCCGGTCAACGAGGCGGCCCGGCTGTGCGAGTTGTCCAAATCCGTTCCGGGTCATCTGGTGGCGTCTTCGGACACTGTCGCCAATGCCACCGAAACCGAAAGGGCTCGTTGGTTATTAGGCGACACCGTGACATTGCGCGGCCTCTGTGAACCGACCCGGCTGGCGGTTCCGATCTGA